The Carassius gibelio isolate Cgi1373 ecotype wild population from Czech Republic chromosome B22, carGib1.2-hapl.c, whole genome shotgun sequence genome window below encodes:
- the LOC127987589 gene encoding ETS-related transcription factor Elf-3-like: MASSELSLILNNANANLYPSEPQPNLLSMTAPMGRPPHLSEMTFSSNNNTMGSWDLVNPQMWSRHNVLEWIGFHVEESRFDASLLNINYCNMDGITLCSMSKETLISMFGSMLGERLHHSLETQKSRYATDLSETCLSESELDLLDNILQNSFPFMHGPSLGPLLETVVVQPSIPSDNSENSYSYFDEYPNQLTPESDHGYDSLTESFQSSHTGSLNLSSPESNSSDSDPEYTEMHYSVSTKNFVKQEPGEPKKRGRGRPPKCQSEGFEHFIQSKKSKHAPRGTHLWEFIRDILIHPEKNQGLMKWEDRRDGVFKFLKSEAVAQLWGQKKKNSSMTYEKLSRAMRYYYKREILERVDGRRLVYKFGKNSTGWRIEETGY; this comes from the exons ATGGCGTCAAGCGAACTTAGTCTTATTCTCAACAACGCCAATGCCAACCTGTACCCATCTGAACCGCAGCCCAACTTGTTGAGCATGACAGCGCCGATGGGCAGACCACCACATCTCTCAGAGATGACCTTCAGCAGTAACAACAACACAATGG GCTCCTGGGACCTGGTGAACCCACAGATGTGGAGCAGGCATAACGTTCTGGAGTGGATTGGCTTTCACGTGGAGGAGAGCAGGTTTGATGCCAGTCTGCTGAATATAAACTACTGCAACATGGATGGAATCACACTGTGCTCAATGTCAAAAGAAACTTTGATCAGCATGTTCGGATCGATGCTTGGAGAACGCCTTCACCACAGCCTGGAGACCCAAAAGTCCAGATATG CTACTGATCTGTCTGAGACATGTCTGAGTGAATCCGAATTAGACTTACTGGACAACATACTGCAGAACTCGTTTCCCTTCATGCACGGACCGAGCCTCGGTCCACTTCTCGAAACGGTGGTGGTTCAACCCTCAATCCCATCAG ACAATTCGGAGAACAGCTACAGCTACTTTGATGAGTACCCCAATCAGCTGACTCCAGAGAGCGATCACGGCTATGACTCTCTAACTGAGAGCTTCCAGAGTTCCCACACTG GTAGCCTGAACCTAAGCTCCCCCGAGTCCAACAGCAGCGACTCTGACCCAGAATACACAGAGATGCATTACTCCGTCAGCACCA AGAACTTTGTGAAACAAGAGCCAGGAGAGCCCAAAAAGAGAGGCAGAGGACGACCCCCAAAGTGCCAAAGTGAGGGATTTGAACATTTCATTCAGTCCAAAAAAAGTAAACACG CTCCAAGAGGAACCCACCTGTGGGAGTTTATCCGGGACATCCTGATCCACCCAGAGAAGAACCAAGGTCTGATGAAATGGGAGGACCGCAGGGATGGCGTATTCAAGTTCTTGAAGTCCGAAGCTGTTGCTCAGCTCTGGgggcagaagaagaagaacagcAGCATGACATATGAGAAGCTCAGTAGAGCCATGAG GTATTACTACAAACGAGAGATTCTGGAGAGAGTGGATGGAAGACGACTGGTCTATAAGTTTGGGAAGAACTCCACTGGTTGGCGAATTGAGGAGACCGGATATTAA
- the apobec2a gene encoding C->U-editing enzyme APOBEC-2a: MADRKSSSSAGVSSRLTVRRKEKAENEAKKEEKPPKEGEKVEVNGTSVPEETGEAATGNGAPANGENAEKPEPMELPPFEIITGDRMDPFFYKFQFKNVEYSSGRNKTFLCYLVDQGPGASGLLRGFIEDEHASGHAEEAFFQQVLPNYDPALKYTVTWYMSSSPCSACAAKLTEILKARKSLHLSIYSARLFDWEEPEIQAGLKALAAAGCKLRMMKPLDFTYTWNTFVENDEQTFVLWEDCQENYEYYQDKLADILQ; this comes from the exons ATGGCCGACAGAAAGAGCAGCAGCAGTGCAGGTGTCAGCTCTCGACTGACCGTCAGGAGgaaagaaaaagcagaaaatgAGGCCAAGAAAGAGGAGAAACCCCCTAAGGAAGGAGAGAAAGTCGAGGTGAACGGGACAAGCGTTCCGGAGGAGACCGGAGAGGCTGCCACCGGAAACGGAGCCCCGGCAAACGGAGAGAACGCTGAGAAACCGGAGCCCATGGAGCTGCCACCGTTTGAGATCATCACCGG GGATCGCATGGACCCGTTTTTCTACAAGTTCCAGTTCAAGAACGTGGAGTATTCTTCTGGACGGAACAAAACGTTCTTGTGTTACCTGGTGGACCAGGGGCCCGGAGCCAGCGGGCTCCTCAGGGGCTTCATCGAGGACGAGCACGCGAGCGGCCACGCCGAGGAGGCCTTCTTCCAGCAGGTGCTGCCCAACTACGACCCCGCCCTCAAATACACCGTCACCTGGTACATGTCGTCCAGCCCGTGCTCCGCCTGCGCTGCCAAGCTGACAGAGATCCTGAAGGCCAGGAAGAgcctccatctgtccatctactCCGCGCGGCTCTTCGATTGGGAGGAGCCTGAGATCCAGGCGGGGCTAAAGGCGCTGGCGGCCGCCGGCTGCAAACTACGCATGATGAAGCCGCTGGATTTCACCTACACCTGGAACACGTTCGTGGAGAACGACGAGCAGACGTTCGTGCTGTGGGAGGACTGCCAGGAGAACTACGAGTATTACCAAGACAAACTGGCCGACATCCTGCAGTGA